Proteins encoded by one window of Manihot esculenta cultivar AM560-2 chromosome 10, M.esculenta_v8, whole genome shotgun sequence:
- the LOC110624193 gene encoding TIP41-like protein, protein MSFDWINFLSFTGSQTVSTSRGSKLSQQVILDYDYTFTTPYCGSETIEVDSKKNESGESLETSSSLCWVDCKEQIDVVSLASKEPILFYDEVVNFEDELADYGVSLLIVKVRVMPSCWFLLLRFWLRVDGALMRLRDTRMHCTFGDSTNPVILRESCWREATFQSISAVSLSLPLSLAPPSPPIVGFHIVKTKDFRCNCAIV, encoded by the exons ATGTCCTTTGATTGGATCAATTTCTTGTCTTTCACTGGCAGTCAAACAGTCAGTACATCCAGAGGAAG CAAACTGTCCCAGCAGGTGATTCTAGATTATGACTATACATTCACAACACCATATTGTGGAAGTGAAACAATTGAGGTGGACTCAAAGAAG AATGAAAGTGGGGAAAGCTTGGAGACAAGCTCAAGCCTCTGTTGGGTGGACTGCAAGGAGCAAATTGATGTGGTCTCCCTAGCATCAAAAGAGCCTATTCTTTTCTATGATGAGGTAGTCAACTT TGAAGATGAGCTTGCTGATTATGGAGTGTCGCTTTTAATTGTGAAAGTG AGGGTCATGCCCAGTTGTTGGTTTCTTCTTTTGCGATTCTGG CTTAGAGTTGATGGAGCTTTGATGAGATTAAGGGACACCCGCATGCATTGCACTTTTGGTGACAGCACTAACCCTGTCATTCTTCGAGAAAGCTGCTGGAGAGAAGCCACCTTTCAGTCCATCTCTGCTGTAAGCCTctccctccctctctctctaGCGCCCCCCTCCCCCCCCATTGTGGGCTTTCACATTGTTAAGACAAAAGATTTTAGGTGTAATTGTGCTATTGTTTGA
- the LOC110623945 gene encoding uncharacterized protein LOC110623945 isoform X3 has product MAWRSGGSLSRALISASRAPSRLSSPPLPRIRPPPTASPRLQSRRPSFATSRNMGELGCMQSFLPLHSMVSTNHLTSRLNANLRAFCELSHGT; this is encoded by the exons ATGGCTTGGCGCAGTGGAGGATCGCTCTCGCGTGCTCTCATCTCCGCTTCCAGGGCTCCATCTCGCCTCTCCTCGCCGCCGCTCCCCCGCATTCGTCCCCCGCCCACTGCCTCCCCTCGGCTCCAGTCCCGCCGCCCGTCCTTTGCTACCTCCAG GAATATGGGAGAACTAGGATGTATGCAATCATTCTTGCCTCTGCATAGCATGGTGTCTACCAACCACCTCACATCACGCCTCAATGCTAACTTGCGGGCTTTTTGCGAGCTGTCTCATG GTACTTGA
- the LOC110623945 gene encoding uncharacterized protein LOC110623945 isoform X2 — protein sequence MAWRSGGSLSRALISASRAPSRLSSPPLPRIRPPPTASPRLQSRRPSFATSRNMGELGCMQSFLPLHSMVSTNHLTSRLNANLRAFCELSHGRNGKDG from the exons ATGGCTTGGCGCAGTGGAGGATCGCTCTCGCGTGCTCTCATCTCCGCTTCCAGGGCTCCATCTCGCCTCTCCTCGCCGCCGCTCCCCCGCATTCGTCCCCCGCCCACTGCCTCCCCTCGGCTCCAGTCCCGCCGCCCGTCCTTTGCTACCTCCAG GAATATGGGAGAACTAGGATGTATGCAATCATTCTTGCCTCTGCATAGCATGGTGTCTACCAACCACCTCACATCACGCCTCAATGCTAACTTGCGGGCTTTTTGCGAGCTGTCTCATG GGAGGAATGGAAAAGACGGGTGA
- the LOC110623945 gene encoding uncharacterized protein LOC110623945 isoform X1: protein MAWRSGGSLSRALISASRAPSRLSSPPLPRIRPPPTASPRLQSRRPSFATSRNMGELGCMQSFLPLHSMVSTNHLTSRLNANLRAFCELSHGTFYRTCQDR, encoded by the exons ATGGCTTGGCGCAGTGGAGGATCGCTCTCGCGTGCTCTCATCTCCGCTTCCAGGGCTCCATCTCGCCTCTCCTCGCCGCCGCTCCCCCGCATTCGTCCCCCGCCCACTGCCTCCCCTCGGCTCCAGTCCCGCCGCCCGTCCTTTGCTACCTCCAG GAATATGGGAGAACTAGGATGTATGCAATCATTCTTGCCTCTGCATAGCATGGTGTCTACCAACCACCTCACATCACGCCTCAATGCTAACTTGCGGGCTTTTTGCGAGCTGTCTCATGGTACCTTCTACCGTACTTGTCAGGATCGCTAG